A segment of the Cohnella algarum genome:
CCTCCGCGTCCCTCTCCAGGGGCCGCAAGCGATCGTCAAGCAGCTTGAAGGCATGTCCTCCGCCATGAAGAACGTGAACTTCGGCCATCTTTACCTCCTGCCATTCCACCATCGTTTGCAGAAGCGACACGAACTCCTGGTATTGCCTTTCCATGAGCCGATCTTCCAGCGCCGTCTCGGCCGCTTCCTTCACCTCCTCCCGGTACTCGCGAAGACGGAAGCGAATAAATCCGTCCAAATTCAAATAGTCATTTTCCTTCAAATAGGCGGCGTAATGCTGACCCAGCCTGCGAATTCGGCGTTCCCGCCCTCTCCCGTTCTCCCGGACGTCCGGTTCCGGCTCGCCATCCAGCAGCGCGATCGTTTCGGCCACGATCAAGTCGATTTCGAAACCATTGCGCAAACCTTGGCCCGTTTCCAAAAAGCGCCGAAGCATTTTCAATTCCCGTTCTTCCACCGTGTACTCCGCCAAAACCTGACCTGTTCGGGAGCAAAACTCGTCCCGCCCCTGCCCGATCTTCAAGCAGCAGCGGATATTTCCGCCCTCTTCGACCGCCCACGGCCCTTCCCCGTCATTTCCGCTCAATCCGGCAAAAGAGCGGTTCAACATCGTCGCCAGTTCGTGCGAAGCCGATTTGCCTGCCGCAATCGTCCAGCTGTCCATTCTCATCATCTCCGCCTCCCGCGATCCCATTATCCTAACTATATGGTGGCCGAATTGGGGATATACGATCGGCGATCGGGTATGGTATATTTTATAAAATGACAACGCGAATGGAATTTTGTTGGGTTCGACAAAACGTGAGGTATCGAAATGATCGGTTCGGAAGAATTGAAAAATTATCGCGCCAAATGGAACCGTCGGCTGCTTAATTGCCTATGGTTCCTTTTTGCGATGGCCGTCGCGATCGAGCTGTTTTATCTGATCGCCCAACCGGACGGCGGGATGACGCCATCGTCAATGGCCCGGCATCTCCGATACGGTTCGCTGAATTTGGCAGCCGTCTTCGCAGCCGAAGCGGCCGTTCGTTTTTTTCCCAAGATTCATGAATACGTTATCGTAGCCGTTTCCGCAACTTTGGCCGTAAGCGTCGCGGTGCTGCACGTCGACGCCCAATTTTTGCTTCTTGCCCTTTTCTTCCCGGTGTTGGTCAGCGTTTTTTACTTTCGAGTCGGCCTGTCGCTTTTCGGTTTCGGCCTTGCGGTAGGCTCTTTCATTGCTCTGGCCTGTATCCATCCCGAAATCCAAAAGTCCGTCACGTTGGATGAAATCATCGGAATTTCGGCCATTCTCTGCATATACAGCGCCGTCGGCATCGGCGTGCTGCTGCGCGGCCGCGATCTGTACCGCAAACTCGCCAAAGCTTACGATGCCCAGCAGCAGCTGCTCGTCCGTTCGATCGTCATGGACAAGCGCGCCAAAACCGACGCCCTGACCGACACTTACAATCACGGGGCGTTCCAGGAGTATTTCTCCAGGCTGACCGAACAAAGCGACTCGGGAAATTTGCGTCTTCACTTGGCGCTAGTGGACATCGACAATTTCAAGCAAGTGAACGATACGTTCGGCCACAGCGCCGGCGACGACGTGCTTCGAGCGATTTCCGGCACGGTCAAATCCTTGATCGGCCCCAACGATATCGCGGCCCGTTACGGCGGAGAGGAGCTGGCCGTGCTCATCACCGAGCGGTCCATTCTGGAAGCGTACGAGCTGATGGAGAACATCCGGGGCGCGGCGGCCGAAATGAAGCATCCGGAGTTGAACGGCCAAGCGGCGACCGTAAGCATCGGCATCGCTTCCCATGCTGCCGGGATGAGCAAGGAGGCTTTTTTCCGCAAAGCGGACGAAGCCTTGTACGAAGCGAAGCGATCGGGAAAAAACCGGACGGTGATGGCGAAAGCCAGAACGTGAGGGAACGGATAAAATCCAGCGAAGGCTATCGGCGTTTGCACGGGGAGAGCACCGGATAGCGGGACCGCTTGATCCTGCACCTTGGAAACAGCAAAAAAGCCTTCCCAGCCGGCTGATTCGCAGGGACGGGAAGGCTTCGCTCAAGCCGAGGGAATTCAATTTTGCATGACGAAGTCTTTCGTCGCGTGTTCGTTCTCTTCGTATACCTTCAAGATTTCATACTGCGTGTTCCGCTGCGCCGGAATTTTGCCGGCTTCGCGGATGATCCGCAGACAGGCTTCGATATTGACTTTGTGCGTCGTTCCGGCCGCGGACACGACGTTCTCCTCCATCATCGTGCTGCCGAAGTCGTTCGCGCCGTACGTAAGCGACAGCTTGCCGATTTCCGGCCCCATCGTCACCCAGGACGATTGGAAATTCGGGATGT
Coding sequences within it:
- a CDS encoding putative sporulation protein YtxC gives rise to the protein MRMDSWTIAAGKSASHELATMLNRSFAGLSGNDGEGPWAVEEGGNIRCCLKIGQGRDEFCSRTGQVLAEYTVEERELKMLRRFLETGQGLRNGFEIDLIVAETIALLDGEPEPDVRENGRGRERRIRRLGQHYAAYLKENDYLNLDGFIRFRLREYREEVKEAAETALEDRLMERQYQEFVSLLQTMVEWQEVKMAEVHVLHGGGHAFKLLDDRLRPLERDAEGNGAEGSDLAESGDGDEEESMLVSRLLAASPRRLYIHTDDPEAQVIRTLMGIFGERAALCPEHLT
- a CDS encoding sensor domain-containing diguanylate cyclase — translated: MIGSEELKNYRAKWNRRLLNCLWFLFAMAVAIELFYLIAQPDGGMTPSSMARHLRYGSLNLAAVFAAEAAVRFFPKIHEYVIVAVSATLAVSVAVLHVDAQFLLLALFFPVLVSVFYFRVGLSLFGFGLAVGSFIALACIHPEIQKSVTLDEIIGISAILCIYSAVGIGVLLRGRDLYRKLAKAYDAQQQLLVRSIVMDKRAKTDALTDTYNHGAFQEYFSRLTEQSDSGNLRLHLALVDIDNFKQVNDTFGHSAGDDVLRAISGTVKSLIGPNDIAARYGGEELAVLITERSILEAYELMENIRGAAAEMKHPELNGQAATVSIGIASHAAGMSKEAFFRKADEALYEAKRSGKNRTVMAKART